From Deltaproteobacteria bacterium:
GCCGAACTCCCGGTCGAAAATCGACCAGTCGATCGCCTTGCCGAGCGGAATCAGCTCGTGGCGCTGGTTTTCGGATCTGGTTGACGTGGCTGCGGTAGAGGTCGAAATCCGAGAGCGGCGGGGTTTGTTTCGGCGTCATCTTTCACCGGGTTTTGGAGGTTGATATGCCCGATTCCCGGAAAACAGAACTAGCACGAAAACGACTTTTTATCCAGCGATATCAATCAGTTAAGGCGATTTTCAGGGGCGACGCCGGACGCGGCGGCTCAATTCTACCAACTTTCAACTGTCTCGCCGCCAGAGGGGGACAGTATACAGGCGTGTTTCAATCCTTTCTCAGCAGTAAAGCCCTCACTGTCACGGATTCGTCACGATGCCAAAACGGAGCTGGACCTATATCCGCAAGGGATTCCCGCTCCGCAAGTAGGCTGGGGTCGATCAGACCGCCCGCCAAAGGTCGAAAAGAGGAAGAATATTCCGCGACAGCGACAGCGGCGCCGATTGCCTCGCGGAACTCATCTAGACTCGTTCCCCGGTTCAACGGCCCGTACACATCGTGCAACAGAACATAATCGCCGCTTTTTACCAACCTAGGATCGTTGAGGGGCTGCAAGTCCGAACGCGCCCAATATGGGGTCAGATATGTGTCGTCCGTCCAGACGACGGCTTCGGGGTTGCTCCGTCGAATCTCCGCAATTGTGCGACCGGAACCGATCGTCTCGTTCCATATCTCTTTTTCGGCCGCCACCCAATCCGCCGACACGTACGCGCTGCCAGCCCATAACGCGAGAATGATCGCAAAACGAATCGCGCGCTTCCATGGAAGAACCTGAAAGCCCACGCTCGCCAAGGTGATGGTCAGGGGTATCGCGATCAGGATGTGACGGGCGCTCCAGTCTCGATTGATGCATATCGCTGCCGCAATCAACCCCAACATGCTGACCGAATACAGCGAAATTGACCGGACCGCTCGAATTCGTGTCAGCACACCGATCCCTACTACGGATAACAGGCTGATGGGCCACCATGACGCGACCGCCCACGCGGCCATCGTTGTTGGAGCCCAACGCACGCCTTGCCACGCCAACTTCGTCACGGAAGTCGCGGTATAATATTCCATTCTGTATTCCGGGCTCACGCAAGCCCATGCGATCGCGATTGCGAATCCCGCGAAATACGGGAGACAGGCGAGGAGTTCGAGAGGTCCTTTTTCTCGTTCGCCGATGCGAAGGGAGACGATGATTCCGGGCACGAGCAGGAATCCATCATATTTAATGCAGCACGCGATTCCCGCTGAGAGAATCAGAACTCGCAAGGCCACTAAGTCGCGCCTCATCAGAAAAACATACGTGGATGCGATGGAACCGAAGAAAAACACCTGAAACAAGGTCTCCGGACGAACCCGAACATCCCAAGCCACGGAGAGCGGCGCGGTGGCCATCAGCCCCGCAGCCAACAACGAACTGTCGCGTCGTCCTGAAACGGTTTTTGACGCATAAGCGACCACGAATGTCAGCACCCCGGACGCGAAGGCGCTCAGATACCGACCCGCCATCAAGGGATCATCCAACAAAGGCTTTAAAGACGCGATGGCCAAGGGATACCCCGGTGGCCAGTTTCCGGAGATTTCGCGGGTGATTCGAAACCACCAATTCGGAATTTCCGAGGCGAGCACACTCGAATCCCAGAACAGTACGGCCATCCCCAAACCGTCTGCTTCGACACCGACCGGGAGAAATATCCTGAACAGAGTGACGCGCCACACCATGGAGCCTATCACGCATAATGCGAGTCCAGCCCGGTATATCATGGAGTCGCAATCCTCAATGACTGCGCAACCAATTTGGGCACGCTCGTGAATTCTCATCTGTTCGCGTTTTGGGTTCACCATGCCGCCTCGTTGGTCACCAACACGTGATTCTTCGGGTGACGCAAGCCGATGAAAGGAATCGGGTCCGGTTTCGCTTCGACGGACTGGATTTCGGCTCCCTCAGCGCGAAGCCCCGGCGACCAATGAAAGGAAAGTACGACTAAGTCGTCAGCGGTTTCGTCGACTTCGATCTCCAGGCGGTCAATGCCAAACGCGGTGATGCGCCCAGCGCCTTTCAGGAAGTATGTCGCCGGATGTTTCACCCTCCAGCCTCGGAACGGTTGCGGCGCAGTGATTTCTTCTACAACGCTTACGCGATTCGCGAGTTGTTCGCCGGCGTCCGCAGACCAGGTGACGACGTATTCCACTGCGTACTTCCGCAGTTGTTCAGCAAGATCATCGTCGCTCCATTTATCCAATGGACGTCCTTGCCAAGTCGCCGACGCGAAATTGGAGAAGTTATATGTATTGAAGAACTCTGCATAGAACCCTCCGAGCATAGGACGACGGACCCTTGGCGCCAGGAGGTGAGGCAGTCTCGCGAATTCCAATTGCCAATCGGGTCGCAAGTCACGAAACGCGCTAAAGCCTTCGACATGGACGCGCGCATCGCCCGGCAAGCCATTGATCCAATTCGTCAGGGATTCGAGTTCTGGGGGTGAGCCGGTTGGTATCGGAGATTTCCGAAATGTCGATGACGGCGAACTCGGAACCAAGAGCAGGATTAATACGGCGACCGCTACAAGCCGCCATGCTCGCTCTGAACGCGCTGCGGTCATCAGCAAGTCGGCACCGGGAATCAACGCCGCGAGTACCACGAAAGGGAGGTAGCGGCTGGGATCGAGGGGTCTCAGAAACGGTAGAAAATTTCCTGAATAACATCCAACTGCTAATATTAGGACGGCGAGCAGGTAGCCTTTTGGCGCCATCGCAATCCGTCGCCGAAGCCTCCAAGCGACAACACCGGAAACAATCGCCAAATGCTTCGCGACCAATGCGGTCACCCAGTTCGGTCGTTCGAAGCGGCCCCAGGCGGCGGACGCATCAGTCAAATCCCGAAATAATGGCCAGGGATCGTGGTTAACCCAGTGTGATCCAACTGAATCGAAAGCCGCATTCGGGATCGATCCGACTAGCGGAAACAACCAGAAGGCGTTGAACGCGAGCGTGACAACCACCGCACTTAGGATGATCGACAACCCTCGTCGTCCAAGTTGTTCCAAGTTCAGGGCTGCAACGACCAAGGCTGGAATCGCGAGCGTGACCACTGCGGTCTTGTGGATCAACAGGGCCGCCGGCGCGATTGCGACGATCCAGATTCCTCGCCGGTCTCCCCTAATCAAGGCGGTTAGCGCGGCGATCCCCGCCAAGGAAACGGGAAATACGAGAAATGCCATCGTCATTCCGGTAGCCCAGAACGCGAAGACCTCCGTGGCGCGGAACCAGACAACCCCGACGACGGCGCCCACGAGTGACGAACGCCGATCCGCGCCGAACCATCTCCATGCGAGGTAGAACATCGACGGAAGCACCAGCGCGGACAGCACGGTCGCCAGCTTGACGACGTACCCCGGCGACAACGGCCTCAGGACGATCCCCAGCACCTGCAGCGCGACGTTGCTGTTCCACAGGAAGGTCTCGATGTAACCCGCGAGAAACCGGGGATCGTATCCCCAAAGGCGACCCGACGCGTCGAACGCGAGTCGCGCCGTTTCGATCTGCTGCTCGAGCACGCAGAAGTCGAAGGCGTGGAAATCCGGCGAACGCAGAAATTCGGCGAATGGCTGAAAAATGCGGAGTGCGGACGCGGTATGGACGATGGAGATGACAAACAGCGCGCACCAGGCGCCCGGTCGCGATTCGAGGGTGGACGTCCATCGACGCCGATTGAGCGAGTTCTGCGGTCCGCCGGTCACCTGAGTCCCATCTCCGTGATCCGGTCACGCTAACCAAGATCCCCGGTGACGACAACGCCCGACATTCAGGATGGCGACCACCCGGGACCTGTTGATTCGGCGCGACGACGACGCGCGTTGTTCTTTTGTGATGGGGACGTCTTTTGCCCGCATTCGCTTTACGTTAGCTTGTTTCGACGGCAAAAGAGTATCCTTGAGGACGCACCGGCACCACGGGAGATGGACGTTTGCTGGACCCCCTGCCCACCGACGCCGCGCCGACCTTTTCCGCGCCCTCCGCGTCGAAACGGCCGAAACTCGCCGTCGTGCCGCGAATCGACCATCGCAGAATCCTCCTCGTCTATCCGCCGACACCCGGCCTCACCGTCATGCCGCCGCTCGGCGTGGGCTATCTCGCCTCGGTCGCGATGCGCTCGGGCTTCGAGGTCGAGATCATCGACCTGAGCCGCCGCCACATGTCGTGGGGGCAGTTCGACGAGTACCTTCGCCGCGCTCGCCATGCCCTGATCGGGCTGTCCGTGTCGACGCCCAATCTGCACACCGCCGCATACACGGCCGCGCGCATTCGAGCGGCGCGGCCCGACGTGCCCTTCGTCG
This genomic window contains:
- a CDS encoding glycosyltransferase family 39 protein; this encodes MVWRVTLFRIFLPVGVEADGLGMAVLFWDSSVLASEIPNWWFRITREISGNWPPGYPLAIASLKPLLDDPLMAGRYLSAFASGVLTFVVAYASKTVSGRRDSSLLAAGLMATAPLSVAWDVRVRPETLFQVFFFGSIASTYVFLMRRDLVALRVLILSAGIACCIKYDGFLLVPGIIVSLRIGEREKGPLELLACLPYFAGFAIAIAWACVSPEYRMEYYTATSVTKLAWQGVRWAPTTMAAWAVASWWPISLLSVVGIGVLTRIRAVRSISLYSVSMLGLIAAAICINRDWSARHILIAIPLTITLASVGFQVLPWKRAIRFAIILALWAGSAYVSADWVAAEKEIWNETIGSGRTIAEIRRSNPEAVVWTDDTYLTPYWARSDLQPLNDPRLVKSGDYVLLHDVYGPLNRGTSLDEFREAIGAAVAVAEYSSSFRPLAGGLIDPSLLAERESLADIGPAPFWHRDESVTVRALLLRKD